Genomic segment of Myxococcus stipitatus:
CGCGCCGCCTCGGACCTCCAGGACATAGGCGCCATAGAGCCACTTCGAGGCCGACGCGATGTTCATCACGCTCCCGGCCCCGGGGGCCAGAAGGCCCACCGAATCGCCGACGACCTTCCCGCCCGCGTCCCCCATCTCCCAGTAGAACGGGCGCACGTCGGCACAGGCATTCCGCGTGGAGCGCGCCGTCAACCGCGCCGCCTCCGGGTCACGCGCCGAGGGCTGCGCCAGGCTCACCGCCGCGCACAGCACCAGTCCCAGTCCCACCCGTCCGTTGTTCATGCTCGAGGCCCCCATTCGTGCCGGGTATTCTTCCTTCACGCGTCGCGGAAGCCAATGCCTCTCGGCTCATGCGCGGCACGCACAGGTGAAGTGCCAGGACCTCACTCGCGTCCACGAGGTCCGCGCGGCACTCCTTCGTGCATGAGCGTTCTCACCGAATCGAAGCCCCTGAGTCCCTGGAGTCTCGCCATCCGCTCCGCCCTCGCCTCGGGGGGCGTGTTGCTGATGACGAGCGTCCACCACGTCTACGGCGCCCTCCGATACGAGACCCCCTGGCGCCTGCACATGGTCGCCGTCTCCGCCCTCACCGCGCTGGGCCTCGTGGGCACACTGAGCCTCTTTCGCGCGAGACCGGAGGGAGGACTCGGCACGGCGGCGCTGGGGTTCTTCGCGCTGCTCACGCTGGCGCTCCCCGTGGGGATGATTGGGACGTACGAGGGCCTCTACAACCACGTCCTCAAGAACATCCTCTTCTTCGGAGGCGCGTCGGCCTCGCTGCTCCACACGCTCTTCCCGCCGCCCGTGTACGAGCTGCCGAACGACTTCTTCTTCGAGCTCACCGGGAACCTCCAGGTGGTTCCCGCCGCGCTCTCATTCCTCTTCCTATCGCGCCTGCTCAAGCAATGGCTGCGCGACAGGAGGTAGCCGGCGCGGGCGTCCGGCGTGTCACCGGACGCCCCGCTCGCTCAGGCCGCCTTGTTCAGCCAGGCCTCATAGGCGGCGTAGTCGTAGTCCCGCCCCAAGAAGGCGTGGACCAGCCGGGCCGCGTCGTCCGAGCCGCCCGGCTCCAGCACCGCGCGGCGGTACGCCTTCGCGGGCTCGGGAGACAGCAGGCCCTTCTCCTGGAACACCGTGAAGAGGTCCTTCGCGATGACCATCGACCACATGTACGTGTAGTAGTTCGACGAGTACCCCTCGAGGTGCCCGAAGGACAGGTGGAAGTACGTGTCCTCCACGTAGGGGAACGGCGTGTACTTGCCCTGAAGCTCCCGCACCAGCGCGGTGGCATCCAGCCCCGCCGGGTCCCGGCGATAGAGCTCCAGGCTGAGCGCCGCGTAGAACATCTGCTGGCGCACCCACAGCCCCTTGCCGAACTCGTCCGCGCGGCGAAGGCGCGTCACCATCTCCTCGGGGAGCAGCTCGCCCGTCTGGTAGTGCTTCGCGAACGTGCGCAGGCTGGCCGCGTCGCGCGCCCACTCCTCCAGCATCTGCGACGGCGCCTCCACGAAGTCCCACTCCGTGCGCACGCCCGACACGCCGGACCAGCGCGTGTGACCACCGAAGATGTGGTGCAGCAGGTGGCCGAACTCGTGGAGGAACGTCTCCACGTCGTCGTGCTGGAGCAGCGCGGGCTCGGCGCCGGGCTTGGGGAAGTTGCACATCAGCACGCCCTCCGGCAGCCGGTGTCCGGCCTTGCCGCTGGTGAGCGTGAACTGCGCCGCGTGCTTGTACTTGTCCGCGCGCGGGTGCATGTCCAGGTAGAAGCGGCCCTTCAGCACGCCGTCCTCCAGCACGTCGTACGCCTCCACGTCGGGGTGCCACACCGTGGCGTCCTTCACGGGGCGGTAGGTCACGCCGAACAGGCGGGCCGTCAGGTCCAGCATCCCCTGCTTCACGCGCGAGTACTCGAAGTAGGGGCGCACCGCCTGCGAGTCGAAGGCGTACTGCTCCGCCTTGATGCGGTCCTCCAGGTACGCCTGGTCCCACGGGTCCACGCGCGCGGCATCGGGCGTGTCCTTGCGCTTGCGCTCCAGGAGGAGTCCGTAGTCGCGCTGCATGCGCGCCCCCGAGGCATTCGCGACGCGGGTGATGAAGTCCGCGGCGGCGTCCTCGTTGCGGATCATCTTGTCCTCCGTCGCATAGGCCGCGTAGTTGCGGTAGCCCAGCAACGTGGCCAGCTCGTGACGGCGCGCCACCATGCGCTGGAGCACGTCCGTGTTGCTGGGGTAACCCCGATGGCGGAACGTGCGCCACAGCTGCTCTCGCGCCTTCGCGTCGCGCGAGTACGTCATGAAGGGGATGATGTCCGGGTAGTCCGTGGTGATGGTCACCTTCCCGTCCGCGCCCGGGGGGTGGGCTCGGACGTAGTCGTCCGGCAGCCCGTCCAGCGCGGAGGGAGGCAGGGACACCGTGCGCGTGTCCTGGAGCATGTTGCGGCTGAACTCCTGGCCGATGCGGACCAGCTCCTCGTTCAGCTCCTTCACCCGGGCCCGCGTCGCGTCATCCCGGTCCACGCCCGAGCGGCGGAAGTCCCGCAGCACCTTCTCCATCCACTTGCGCGTCTGCGCGTCCTGCCCCGAGAGGTCCTGCGCGACGAGCACGTCGTAGACGCCCCGGTCCATGTGGATTTCGGTGGCGAGCGTCTCCACGGCCTGCTCGGCGGCCTCGGCGGCCTCGCGCATGGCGGCCTCGGGGTGCGAGTGGCGCACGACGCTCGCGCGAGCCCCGGCGTTCTCGAGCGAGGCCATGGACTCGTCGTACAGCTCCAGCACCTGGCCGACGTCGAACGGGGCCTTGAGCGTCTTGAGGCGGGCGATGCCGGCGCGCGTGGTCTCCATGGCGGCCTCACCGGAGCGACGGAACTCGTCGGGAGGACAGGTGATGAGGCGAACGGTGTCGGGGACAGGCGTTTCTGGCACGGGCGGCTCTCCTGGGCGTGCGGTCGGAATCAGTGCGGGCAAAGGTAATCCGCCCGCCGCTCGGGAGCAGCAGTGATTGAGGTGAGGACCCTCGGGATGTCGTGCGGATTACGGCGCTCCCTCCAGGGGGATGGCCCCGGGGGTTCACCAGCGGGCCTCGCGGAGCCGTCGTCCGGGGCACCGGGGTGTGGCGGCGCCCGTCACCGACGTCGTGACGGGGCGCGGGACTGCGTCATCAGGGGTGCCGCGAGTCAGCCCGGGACTGCTCGGCGCCCGACGTGACGGGCGACCTCGCGTGGGCCTCGTCGCACGTCTCATTCGGGTGGCCAGGGGTCCCTCGGTCTCCACCGGGGAGCGTCTGTCGGGAGGCGCACCAGCTCGCGCCACGGTCGCGGCTCACCCGGCGGTCGTCCCAGGCCGGGGACCGGCTCATCGAATGCCCGGGCTCCTGGGTGAAGTGCTCGTCGTAGGTGAGCTCGTCCATCAGCACCCCGTTCACCCGAACCGTCACGCGCCCCGAGGCCTCCAGGTCCAGCGTGGTCCCGTAGTCGAGGTCCGCGACCACGCCACCGTTCGTGTCCCGGTCCGCGTTGCTCGCGAGGACGAAGGTGCCTCCAGGCGGCAACACCACCGCCGCGTCCTCCCCCTTGTCCACGGAGACGGAGCCCTTGGCCGTTCCCACCGCGTACATGAGGGAGAGCCCGTTGATGTTGAGCAGCCGGTCGCTGATGTTGGTCAGCTCGATGTACTCGGTCGTGCCCAGGCTCGGCGCGGTCATGAGCTCGGTGATGACCAGGTCGCCCTCGGCCGGCGCGGCGGCCGTGTCGCAGGCGCCCTGGAAGCACACGCCATTCAGGCCCTCGCACGGAGTCTCCAGGGCCACGTACTGGCACGTCGGGTCATCCTCTCCCACCACGTAGACCACCCGGTCCACTCCCGACTCCGAGCACGTCGGCGCGCGCGCCGCACAGAGTTCGTTGTTGGCGAAGGACGTCACCTGCGCCGATGCGGTCGTCAGCGCGCTGGTGTTCCCCGCCCCGTCCTTCACTCGCACCGCGAAGTGATACGTCTGGCCTGACGTGAGGGGACCGACGACCACCTCCTCCTGTGCTCCGGGCGCCTTGGGTGCATCCGTCGCCACGGGGAAGGCCGACGCGAAGTTGCCCGCGTTGATGGCCGTCGAGCTGTACTTCAGCTCATAGGACGTCGCCTGACCGAGCACCCCGTCGTCTCCCGTCGCAAGCCAGCGCAGACGCACGCTGCCCCCGGCCAGAGGCGTGGCCTCCAGCGCGGCCACCGGCGAGGGCGCGATGTTGTCATTGACAGTCATCGGCACCGAGACCGTGAGCACCCCCACATCCGCCACCGAGGCGATGAGCTGACCTGAGCCCTCCTGCTCCACGGAGACCGTGGTGAACTCCGCCACGCCAGCCACGGGCGCGATGGTGGTATCGCCCGCCAGCGCACCTCCCGTCGAGAAGGAGAGCGACACGGACGAAGCAGCCCCCGCCACACCATTTCCGAAACGGTCCTCGACGGCCACCCGCACGGCGGGCAGTGGCTGCCGGACCGCGACCGAAACCGGACCCGTCAAGAAGCGCAGGCTCGCAGCGGGTCCAGCGACCACCGTGAGCGAGCTGGTCGCCGGCGCGGCGAGATTCACGTCCGTGAAGGTGACGGACTGCGGCCCAGCGGTCTGCAGTGTGTACGTGAAGGAGTGCTCGCCCTGGTCCCCCGCGATGTACGTGTACGCGGACTGAGCCCCCACCGCGCCGTCCGTCGTGGTCGGTGTGACGGTGCCTCGGTAGCCTCGCGCCACGTTGCCGAACCGGTCCTTGGCGCTGACCACGAAGGAACGAGGCACTCCCGCCGTGATGGTGTCCGTCGCGGGAGACACGCTCAGCGCGGTGGCGACTCCCGGTTGAACCGAGACCGACTCCGAATCCGTCAACGTCCCCTGCTGCGTGTCGGTGACGGACAACACCGCCGACTGCGCCTGAGCAAACGTGATGCTGAATTCATGTTTGCCCTCGTCCGCCGCCGTGAAGGTGTACTCGCCAAGTCCGGTGGTTTGAGGGTCATTCGGAAGCAAGGAGAGCGCCACCCTCCCCCGGTAGCTGGACGCGTGGTAGCCAAACTCATCCACCACCGCCACCGTGGCCACCACCGCATCTCCCGCGACGGGGCTCGTCGTGGACAACACCACCACCAACGTCGCCGGCGGCCCTGGCGCCACCTTCGTACTCACCGTTCCAGACAAGCTGCCGGCCACCTCCGAAGCAGTCAGAAAGCGATTGCCCGAGCTCCTGAACGTCACCTGGAAGGAGTGCTGTCCCGCGTCCGAGGCAGTGAAGACCTTCGCGGACAAGGGATACGTGGCCAGGGAGTCATTCGTGGTGAAGCTCACGGAGCCGGTGTATCCCGGCACCAGATTGTCGAAGGCGTCCAGCACGCGAAGCGTGAGCGTATGCGTGCTCTTCGAAGAGACATCCTGCGGCAAGCCCACCAGCTCCAGCCTGGCCGCGACGTCGTTCGTCACGACGACCTCCACGAAGCCCGTGAGCTGGCTGTTCCCCGTATCCGTCACCGTCAAACGCTGAGTTCCGGCGGTGGACAGCTTCACGCCGCCAAACTCATGGCTACCCGCTGCCGGCGCGGTGAACGTGTAGTCGGCGGGCAGCGTCTTCACCGTGGACGTGGTGGTGAAGCGCACGGTTCCGAGATAGCTCTTCGCGACGTTGCCGAAGCTGTCTTGTGCCGTCACCGTGAGGCTCTGCGGATGCCCGGCCGTCACCTGCGCCGGAAGCCCCGTGATGACGAACCGAGCGGCCGCCGCCGCATCGATTCTGAAGGCGTTGCTCTGCTGCGTCCGTCCGCTGGCGCTGGCCGAGAAGAAATGAGAGTCCGCCGCCGTGTCGACGCGCAGGCCCGTGAAGGTGGCCACACCCGCGACGGCGGAGACCTGCTGCGGCACGAAGCCAGGGTCTCCCACGAGCGACAGCGTCACCGGAGCGGTGGAGGAGGTCACCACCTGGTCTTGCGCATTCAGGAGGGACACCTTCACCGTGGCCATCGGCACACCCGCCGTGCCGTTCACGGGCTGGACCGTGAACTCCAGTCGCGCCACGTTGGTGTCCACGGTCTGCAACATCACGCCGTCGGAGAGCGCGGCGTTGCCCTTGTTGTCCACCACCCTCAGCGCGACGTAGTACGTCGTGTTCGGAGTGAGGCCCGTGAGCTGCGCGGACTGCGAGGTGCCCGGAGCAGCCGGCGCATTCACCCCACCCACGAGCGTGGCCGCGTTGAACTCCGCGAGGGTCCGAATGGGCGCGATGGAGTAGCGCAGCTCCTGTGACGTCGCCGTGCCCTCGACTCCGTCATCCCCCACGGCCACCCAGCTCACCGTCGCCGTGTCCGGGCCCAGCGTCCCCGGCGTCAGCACGGGCTTCGCCGGCGACACGTCATCCACGATGGTGAACGTTCCCGCGGTGGTGACATCCGCCAGCCCACTCGCGGAGGCGCGCAGGTGGAACACGCCCTCTGACTCCACCCGCAGGTCCGTGAAGTGGACCACGCCGTCCACCGGCGTGACCTCGCGCCGCCCCGAGAGGGCCCCCTGCTCCACCAGGGCCACCGTCACGCGAGGCGAGCCCACGGCCGCGGTGTTGCCGAAGCCATCCTGGATGGCCACGCTCACGGGCAACAGCACCGCGCGCACCGAGGCATTCGAAGGCGCCTGGGTGAACGCCATCCTCGTGGCCTCGCCGGCGAACACGCCCACCGTCCGTCGGGCAGTCAGCGTCGGGTTGCGCTCATCCGTCACGATGACGTCCTGACGTCCCGCGCGCTTGAGCGTGATGCCCGTGAAGAGGAAGCTCCCCGCGTCGCCCGAGGTGAACGTGTGAGCCGAGGGACGCTCGGCCGACCCGTCCGTCGACGTCACCGCCAGCGTCCCCGTGTAGTTCGTGGCCAGGTTGGAGAAGGCGTCACGCACCGTCACCCGCGCCGAGCGCTGCGCGCCCGCGACGGCATCGGAGGCCAGCTCGGAGATCTCCAACGAGACCGGCGCCGCGGGAACGACGCTGAAGACGGCGGTCGTCGCATCCTCCACCCCCGCCGCCGAGGCCTTGAGCTGGAAGCCCGTGCCCGCCTTCTTCAGCACCACCTCCGGGAAGCGCGCCAGGCCGCCAACGGGCGTCGCCGTGAGCGTGCCCTCCAGCACCGCATCCGCCGGGCCCGCCGTCTTCGCCAACGTCACCCGCTCGCGCGCCCCCGTGACGAGCCGCCCCGAGGCATCGACGAAGCGGACCTCCAGGCCCGCCAGGACCGAGCCCGCCGTCGAGTCACGCACCGTCCCGGAGAACAGCAGGCGCGTGGCCACCGGCGCGACGAAGGTGAACGTGGGCTGGGAGGCCAGCACCACCGCGCCGCCCTCGGCGGAGACCGAGGCCGTCACGCGCTTGGTCCCCTCCCGCGTGGACGCCACATAGGCCACCGCGACGCCCCGCTCGTCGGTGGGCTGCTGGGCCTGCGACACCGTGTTGCCATCTCCGGAGACCGCCACCGTCACGGAGCGCCCCGCCAGCGGCGCGCCGCCCTGGTCCTTCACCGTGACGGTGATTTCCCCCCGGTCGTCGCCATCCGCGCGCAGCTGGCGGGACGTCAGCGTCACCGTGGACGCGCGCGCATCCGGCAGGACCGCGGGCTGCGCCAGCGGCGGCGGCTTCGACGCTTCGCCACAGCCCACCAACAGACCCAGGCAAAGGACAGCCAACCCGACGAGCCGGGATGACGGAGGAAGGCTTGCGGACATGAGTCGCTCCGGGATGCGAGCCGACTTCCGGGGAGAAGTCCGGCCCACAGGGAGCCTTGTCTCTTAGCAGACCTTCCCACCCGAGGCGTAAGCGCCAGCACCACCCTCAATGACAGCACACCCTCACCCAGGGGCCGGGAGGTCGTGATGAACCCAGCCCCCAAGTCCAAGGGGCACTACATGCCCAGGGCCGCGACGAGCGCGGCGCCGCCCAGCAGGGACTGGCCGCCGTCGCAGACCATGATGGAGCCGGTGACGAAGGACGCGGCGTCCGAGGACAGGAACAGCGCCATGCGCGCGATGTCCGCCTTGGTGCCGAAGCGCTGGAGCGGCAGCGCCTGGACCAGCTTCTGGTGCCCCTCCTCGCTGGGGGCCAGGCGGCGCATGCCCTCGGTGTCCTCGATGGGACCCGGGGTGATGGCGTTGACGCGCACACCGGCGCCGCCCCACTCGAGCGCGAGCACGCGGGTCAGCATGTCCACGCCGGCCTTCGCCGCGCAGACATGGGCCTGCATCGCCATGGGCAGGTACGCCTGGGGCGCGGAGATGTTGATGACGGAGGCGCCGGGCTTGCGCAGGTGCTCGAAGCCCGCGCGACAGATGTTGAAGGTGCCCAGCACGTCGATGTCCATCACGGCCTTGAAGCCGTTGGACGACATGCCCAGCGCGGGCGCGGGGAAGTTGCCGGCGGCGCCACAGATGAGGATGTCCAGCTCCCCGTACGCGTCGCGCACCGTCTGGAGCGCCTTCTCCACGGAGGCGTAGTCGCGCACGTCGGCGGCCACGCCCATGGCGGTGCCGTGGGCCTGGAGGCCCTTCACGGCGCCCTCGAGCTTCTCCACGTTGCGGCCATTGATGGCCACCTTGGCCCCGGCCTTCACGAACGCCTCGGCGATGCCGAGGTTGATGCCACTGCTGCCGCCCGAAATGAACGCCACCTTGCCCGCCAGCAGCCCGTCCTTGAACACGCCATCAGCCATGATTCGTCTCCTGTGGAAGCAACCGGGCGGCGACTTGACCAGAACCCGCCGCACTGCGTCCACGGGCGAGTGAGGACCTGCGCCACGGCGGGGCCGCTGTGTTAGAGGACCGGACATGCGCCGTCGTCCTGAAATCCTCGCCCCCGCTGGAGACCTCGACTCGATGAAGGCCGCGCTGGCCAGTGGCGCGGACGCCATCTATTTCGGCCTGGACGAAGGCTTCAACGCCCGCGCCCGGGCGGAGAACTTCTCGCTCGCCCGCCTGCCCGAGACGCTCGCGCTCGTGCACCGCGCGGGGGCTCGCGCCTACCTGACGATGAACACGCTGGTGTTCGAGCCGGAGCTGGCGGTGGTGGAGGACATCCTGCGGCGCGTGGCCGCGGCGGGTGTGGATGCGCTCATCGTCCAGGACCCGGCCATCGCGCTGGTGGCTCGCGCGGTGTGCCCCGAGATGGAGGTCCATGCCTCCACGCAGATGACCATCTCCAGCGCGGAGGGCGCGCGCTTCGCCCGCGGACTGGGGGCCACTCGCGTGGTGGTGCCGCGCGAGCTGTCGGTGGCGGAGATTGCCCGGCTGGCGAGCGAGACGGACATCGAGTTGGAGGTGTTCATCCACGGCGCGCTCTGCATGTCGTGGAGCGGCCAGTGCCTCACCAGCGAGGCGTGGGGTGGACGCTCGGCGAACCGGGGACAGTGCGCGCAGTCCTGCCGGCTGCCGTATGACCTGGTGGTGGATGGGCAGACGAAGGACCTGGGCGATGTGCGCTACCTGCTCAGCCCCAAGGACCTCGCGGGCGTCATGGCGGTGCCCAAGCTCATCGACATCGGCGTGCACTCGCTGAAGATTGAAGGCCGCCAGAAGGGGCCGCAGTACGTCGCCACGGCCGTCACCGGTTACCGGCGCTGGGTGGATGGGCTGGAGGCGGGCAAGGCGGACGTGGGGGCGCTGCGCAAGGACCTGGCCGACATGACGCTGTCGTACAGCCGGGGCTTCTCGCATGGGTTCTTCGCGGGCTCGGACCACCAGACGCTGGTGGAGGGGCGCTTCCCCAAGCACCGCGGCGCGATCCTGGGCGTGGTGGAGGCGGTGCAGGGGCGCGACGTGCTCGTGGTGGAGGACCCGGAGGGACGGCCCTGGACGGGTGGGCTCGGGCAGGACGAGGCTCGCGAGGGGCCCAAGGGCAAGGTGTCGTCTCCGCTGGAGGGGGACGCGCCGGTGGGCGAGGTGCTGTCGCCTCGTCCGGGCATGGGCGTGGTGTTCGATGACGGGCACCCGGAGGACAAGCACGAGGCGGGCGGGCCGCTGTTCCGCGTGGAGCGGCATGAGCGGGGCTGGGTGCTGGGCTTCGGCAATCCGGGGCCGGACATGTCTCGGGTGGCGCGCGGGCAGCGCGTCTGGGTGACGAGTGATCCTTCCCTGGCGAAGCACACGGAGGAGCTGCTGGCGCAGGGCGAGCCCGAGGGCCGCGTTCCGCTGGCGCTGACGGTGTCGGGGGCGGCGGGGGCGGCGTTGGTGGTGACGGGCACGGCGCGCGGTGGGCATGTGGCCACGGCGACGAGCTCGGTGATGCTGGCGGCGGCGCGGGGAGGTGGGCTGGATGCGGCGTTGTTGAAGGACAAGCTGGCGGCGCTGGGCGGTACGCCGTTCCATCTGTCGGGACTGGACACGACGGCGCTGGGGACGGGGCTGCACCTGCCGGTGTCGGAGCTCAAGGCGCTGCGGCGCGCGCTGGTGGTGGAGCTGACGGAGAAGGTATCTCGCGGCCCTGTTCGCACGGTTCGTGAGACGTCCGTGCTGGACGAGGTGCGTGACTCGCGGCGGGAGCGCGTGGTGGCGACGCCGGTGCCCGAGGGGGCGCTGCTGTTGCCGCTGTGCCGGACGGACGAGCAGCTCGAGGCGGTCATCGCCGCGGGGCTTCCCGAGGTGGAGCTGGATTGGATGGAGCTCGTGGGGCTCCAGCGCGCGGTGGAGCGGGCGAAGGCCGCGGGCCTGCGCGTGACGATTGCGACGGTGCGCGTGCAGAAGCCGGGGGAAGAGGGCTACGACGCGCGCATCGCGAAGCTGAAGCCGGACGCGGTGCTGGCGCGGCACTGGGGCGCGATGATGCACTTCCTGGAGCGCCCGTTCGCTCCGGGCGAGACGCGGCCGGCGCTGCATGGGGACTTCTCGCTCAACGTCACCAACTCCGTGACGGCGCTGCATCTGCTGGGGCTGGGGCTGGACACGCTGACGTTCGCGCACGACCTGGACGCGGTGCAGCTGGGCGCGATGTTGGAGCACCTGCCCGCCGAGCGGTTCACGGTGACGGTGCATCACCACATCTCGACGTTCCACACGGAGCACTGCGTGTACTCGCACACGCTCTCGCAGGGACGTGACTACCGGAGCTGTGGTCGGCCGTGTGAGAAGCACCGGCTGTCGCTGCGGGACCACAAGGGGTTGGAGCACCCGGTGGTGGTCGACGTGGGGTGCCGGAACACGGTGTTCAACGCGCAGGCGCAGAGCGCGGCGTCGCTGGTGCCGTCACTGATGGCGCGTGGCGTGCGGCGGTTCCGGGTGGAGTTCGTGCGCGAGTCTCGCGAGGAGGCCACGCGGGTGCTGGGGGCGTATCAGGAGCTGCTCGCCGGACGCATCTCTCCGGCGGAGGCCGTGCGGCGCGCGGCGGTGCACGAGCAGTTCGGCGTGACGAAGGGGACGATGAAGGTGTTGAACCCCACGTTCACCGTTCAGCGCTGAGGCTCGGATTCAGCGTTCGTCCTCGGTCTCCAGCGCGGAGTCCCGTGTGACGCGCAGCACGGCGCGGAAGACGTCGTCGAGCGCCCGGGTGTTGAGGCCCGCCCGTGAGGCCCACTCTCGACGGGCCTCCAGCATGGAGGACTCTCGCTCCGGGTCGAGGAAAGGGAGTCCGTGCTCGGACTTCACTCGTGCCGCGTCCTTGACGAGCTGTGCGCGCCGGGCGAGCAGCGCCACCAGCTCCCGGTCCACGGTGTCGATGCGCTCGCGCACGTCCTTGAGTCCGGGGGGCGCGGCCTCCGCTCCGGTGTCGCGCGCGGATTCCGCTGCGAGGTCGAGCCCCTCGTGGAGCTGCGTGAGCGCTTCGAGCAAGCCCACGCGGGCTTCTCGGGCGTAGGGGTTCTCCGCCTGCACGACGGCGAAGAGGTGCGGCACCTCCGTGCGCGCGTACTCCTCCAGCCGGGCGACGGGATGGAAGCTGGGAGGCGCGAAGGGCAGGTCCTTCCCCACTCCCGCCTTCACGAGCCCGTGAGCCAGGAAGAACGTGAGCACGTGCGTGCGCGCCATCAGCACGTCGTGGGCCTCGGGCGACATCTCCGTCACCGAGCAGCCCAGCGACTCGAAGAGCTCGCGGGTGCGGCGGACAGCCTCGGGGTGCAGTGGATTCGGGCAGACCACGGTGCGGCGGGCATCGCCACGCGCGAGGCTGGCGGGGCCGAAGAGCGGATGCGTGCCGACCCATGGGATGTCTCGTCCCAGCACGGAGGCGAGCATGTGGACCGGGCGGACCTTCACACTCCCCACGTCGATGACGAGCTG
This window contains:
- a CDS encoding prephenate dehydrogenase/arogenate dehydrogenase family protein is translated as MKETIGVLGYGRFGRALSGLLSEANLPHRVFDPRLDEVPPKLQAGSLAELASRSSLLVLAMPVSAMRSALKELRPHLTPAQLVIDVGSVKVRPVHMLASVLGRDIPWVGTHPLFGPASLARGDARRTVVCPNPLHPEAVRRTRELFESLGCSVTEMSPEAHDVLMARTHVLTFFLAHGLVKAGVGKDLPFAPPSFHPVARLEEYARTEVPHLFAVVQAENPYAREARVGLLEALTQLHEGLDLAAESARDTGAEAAPPGLKDVRERIDTVDRELVALLARRAQLVKDAARVKSEHGLPFLDPERESSMLEARREWASRAGLNTRALDDVFRAVLRVTRDSALETEDER